The genomic stretch CAACTCTCTCTAAACtcacagtaattttctttgcacCCAGTTCAATGACATTTGCACATGCCTGTTTCACTGTGATCAAAAACTCACTTGTCTTTACCAGCCCTTGACAGTCTACAGTAGAATTACAAGCTATTCccaaaaatgttcatttttctgaCTGATAAAAGTCTGGGATGTTATTTCACCTGCTTTAAACTCAGTCCAGTCAGTATACACTTAAAAGAATACAACAAGAAATGTGtcctttatttccattttcaaggaCAGGTGTAAGATAAAAAAGAGAGCACTTTAAGTGGAATGCGGCAGGAAAGCTAacattctttaaagaaatccattaaaaatagttttaagttAAACGCTGGTGTTTCTAATGTTTGCTATAAAATGAAGTACTAGTCtacattaaaaaccaaaaagtgtAGATATTTACTATAGGAAGCTTTTTAGCTGCTATTTACATAAAGCTGTAATAAACTTAACATACCTTTATTAACTTTGCTGAGGAAAGAACAGCTTTATAAGGAACCGTAGGTGCAGTCAAAATAACAGACATGTTATACTCTTGCTCCAAACGTTGATTAAAAACTTCCATATGTAAAAGACCAAGGAAACccaatctggaaaaaaaaaaaaaaaccaacaacaaaaactgtCAATCACAATGAATTGCATACTCTGCGCAAATACAGAATGTAAGAGAATCAAATGCTTTTGATCTTTACCTACCattaatttgaataaaaagcTCCTAATCTTCGATTCATTTTAATTCAACCTTCAGTTGACTTAAACCTGCACTCTCAATTTATGAACAGTTCCAAAAACGAAAGCAGTATAaaagcctcacctccatccAGCTCCTAAGGCAAGGCTACTGTCACGATGAACAGTTACACTGGAGTCATTCAACGTCAGCCTTTCCAAAGCACTTTTGAGATTATTATATTCTGTTTGATCTGCAGGATACATTCCTGTCAAAACATATTAGGTAGAAGTCATGTGATAGAGCTTTATCTAGTCTATACTGAGCTTTCAAATATGCCTTTTACAGTGAACACAgtaataaaatcagaaatagcTTACTTTCTGTtccaacttttttaaaatgtgacaaaCAATACAAGgacttttttcccaaaaaaaattagataaaatgtaacaaaatattagattacataaaaaaaaaaaggaattaacatTCAAACAATAATGGTAGGGATACTGTACTCATCTAAGCCTTCACAACTGTGGAATATGGACAATTGAGTATAAGCATTGTTTTGCTGGGCTGCAGTGTAAACGTACAGCTTAAGCATAAATGAATAAGCAGACAGACTTCACTGAGATGTTCTTTCAAAGGTAAGgctgaacagcaaaaaaaaaaaattgctgtatcAAAGTTGtgaatgtttctgtattttttttaaattaataaaaagcagcTCTCTGTATAATTACTGCCTGAAATAGATTCTATTGTACCACTTTTCACATCACTATGTTCAGAAAATATAGATTGCTCTATACCAAGAAgcaacacacatgcacacacaaaaaatttacAGGATTACACTTTTCTACATTCCCTGACAGACAGCATAATCTCCATGACACAGTTCAAGTGAGTTTTACACTTTCCATCGCAACAAGTGTAGAAAGCGatttacagaatttatttcGCTCTAAAGCCATCTTCCATAGCATTTGTAGTAGTAACAGAAGCTGGTGGCAACAGCTGAACAGAACTATTCAagtttaaaaagtcaaatattttacagaatcaTTCTGAATATTAGCTTTGGTAGTTTAccatatttaacaaaaattaaacagttgctaatttttaaaagaacaaagattTCGCAATAGTTATGGTTATCAAGATGAAGAATTCCAATAAATggacttcattttttaaagtctcaaCCCTTCTTTTCCAGCTATCACGAATTTACTGGCATTAGAAGCAATAATTGTGGCTAAAAAATACATGTTAGTTTTGTATTCATCTAAAACCAGTCTACAACTATTATGAATCTTGTCTGTTGAGTCACAGGGAAAATTACACAAAGCTATATAAATGATGTGCCTCTGTAGCTTAACTTTGCTAAAATTCCAATCCTCACAACTCttaatatacacatatattacTTTAGAAGCTCTAACAGCTCTCTTACTCTTGTtattggaaaaaagtaattccacCTTATATCGGTTTACTCCTCACCTGCAAAAACCATTGGCTTCGCTGACTTAAAGCCAGGCAAAGGCTCCACTGGCTGTTTATACAAAAACAGCGTGTCTCCTATTTGGGCTTCTGTTACTTCTTTCATTCCAGCAATCAGGTAGCCCACCTGTCCAGCATATCTAAATAAAATTGGCATTACATGGACATGCTTCTTGGCATTATCAgtatttctgctatttttccCACTTCACTTAGCCCAGtcagaaattcaaataaatcaCACCCCTAAAAGCCCCATATGCAGTCCAAAAGCCAGATTTAAGTCATTTCTCCTCTGAGCTGGGAACTTCATTTCAAGGGACAAACTACCTGTTCACTaaagcagctttatttctcTTACAGTTAAATGAACATTTATAGTTCTGGATTTTGAATTCAGTGCTACTCCCAGTTTGAAAGCTAGAGCTACCAGGAACTTCTCAAGGATCTAAGAAACAGAACCAGAAGAGTTCCCAGCTGCCACCACAGCAAGTTTCATATACTAAGTGGCAGAAACAATAAAGACAAATGCCTTCCATCAGCACGTAATGATGTTTATGAGAGGAACCCATGGTTAGATAAAGAGTAAAATACagtgtactggttttggctgggatggaattaactttcttcatagcagccccatgcagtgctgtgctttggatttgtgaataaaatggcgttgataacacaccagtgttttagctattgctgaacagcACTTGCACAGCATAAaggctttctctgtttctcactttgTCCCCCTGCAGCAAATAGGCTAGGTagggcaagaggttgggagctgacacagccaggacagcagacCTGAACTGACCAAAcagatattccatgccatagAACATCATACTCGGCAATAAAAACCAAGGAGCGGTCTTTCCGAGGTGGCTGTTGCTTGTACACTAGCTTGTCTGCTAGTGGTCGGTCTGCTTGTGGAAGGTGGTAACTGATTGGCTTCAcatcactcccctccttttcttttttcttcacttagttaactgtctttatcttgacccgtGAGTCTTTCCTCACTTTTGCacttccaattctcttccccatcccactgaggttGGGGtagtgagcaagtggctgttgggtgcttagttgctggctgggttCTACCCACCACACACAGTATCGCAGTCTCACTGAGAATCTTCCAAGAAAGTCATTAATGCATACTTGGATGCAAATTGATAAAGCTTCTCCACTAATTCTAAGTACCTGATTTTCTTCCCACTGCTGCCATGAGGAGCCAGTTTCTGGAAGCTGTTGCATTCATGGATTTTAAGTTTTCCACCCTCAAAATATGCTGCAGCAATAACTAAGATGAAGCCCCATTCCCTTCCACTCTCAAACAAGGTAGTTCCTAGAAACAAATTGGACAGCTGAATAAGAATATCAAATGCTCGTCTTAAAAAAACCTAGCTGTCCAGATGTTCCATGTACTATAGATGATAGAATGGCTTCCTCCCTCTAGCAGTGCCCAAAAAGCAACCCCCAAAAGTTTCTGCCTCAGCATgcccaaaatgaaaaaacactgaCATTGAGCATTAAATTACAGATAATAATCATttaaaaacccaccaccaaagaacaagaacaaaaaccCCAGGCATCTCCCAGTCTTTACCACTCAAAGCAAAAATTGAACAGAAATGCAGGACTTTGTATCTTACATCTATTCATGATTTGTTCCATTGAAAGAAATTTTTACTTACAGTTTATGCGTTGGCTGCTCATTTGGAGACAAAATTCCAACTTCATTAACttcatatcttttctttgtgtgtgcagACACAATTTTATGCCCTTTCTGAATCTCCCCACCAAAGAGTGCAATGTTAGCTATGACGCCTCGGTAGTGGTCAAACGTGGAGTCAAATACTAAGGCTTTCAATGGATCAGCAGTATTACAGTGGGGTCtaacacaaaaaaatgtaaaacaatgtATTAAGCAGTGTGTTTTTCAGTCAATATCAAGTGAGCAAGCACCACCACCTCAAAAACTTCTGTATTAAAATAGATAAAACTACCAAGTAACTttcaataaacaaacacataccAGACTTCATTTGAATGTTTCACTATTACACTGcaaatctttacattttttttctctgatgtgCAACAGcagtacaaacagaacaaaagcaagtgCATATTcatcatatttatttcacaacAGGTGAGACTGATGCTTAAAATATCGTATTACAGGGGAAACAAAAATTCAACAGTTACATTCAAACAACTGAgggttttagaaaaaaaaaaagtccactgATATTTTGATTTTGCCATATTTCATGGAAACCTAATCTCAGATTTTCATTGTGGTTTCTTTTAACTATAATTATTAACTAATATGAGGATTACAATTATTAGCtaacagtaggaaaaaagatTGAAAAGCAATATGCTGACTGTAACTGAACTGTAATTCAGCAGCTTTGTCATAAGTTCCTAGATAAAAGTCTATTTAAAGGTTGGGTTCAGGATATGAAACTCTAAACACAGCAGATTTCAATTACCTTTATCATTTTAACAATGCAATGTTCAAAAGGAGTAATAGCACACACAGATGCTCAAACACTAAGTTTCATGGAAGCTATATAAACATTCATAAAAGTATCACCTTTGGTGGCTCACCTCTCATCTTTCACTGCATATTgaattcttttcctctccctcttcttAAGAACAAAAAGTCTTCTCTGCTGACATTCatacatgcattttttaaaaggcatctCAAATCTGAAGTGtcatttttctgatttgcaaTTTGAAACTGACTTAACCAGCTCAGACATTAGATTTCTCCCACATCTCTTAATATTTATCTGATTAAAAGTCAATACTCTATAAAGTGCAAAACTAGTGTCATTATACTGTATAAATGCAACTCATGGTTTCCTAATTAACCTTGCAAGGTTTCAAAACTAAATACAGAACTTACGGTGGAATCTTCTCAATGACTTTTTGAAGAACTTTTTCAACATTTGTTCCTTGTTTAGCAGAAATCTAAAACAAGTCCAACAACAATTTTATAAGACGTGTCTTACATTCATTCAGTATCTCTATTCAACAGTGTTACATTTGGCCACAGATAATACTACCCATAAAAGCACTCTGAAGCACACTTTCAAATGCTATTATTATGAAATGCTTATTTGAttataaatcatagaatcatagaatggtttgggttggaagggaccttaaagatcatctagttccaacccccctgctgcgggcagggacaccctcaactagaccacgctgcccaaagcctcatccaacctggtcttaaacacttccaaatCATTCtgtaacaggtttttttccctctactgAATGGCAACTGTTGTTACAGTAAAAGTGCAAACAATTTGCAGACccacaatgaaaaataatttaaaatctacTTGACGCCATTCATCAAGACACACTAAAATTTTTAATTGAGATGTTCTCCATTCTTGTTTTCCAGGAGACaatctttaaagaaattcaTGCGTATCAGACAAAGACAGGCAGACAGATTACACCCTGTTGATTTACTATGTGTGCATGTCTTTCATTAGCTACAAAGTAGATACAGATATACAATAAGCATGTTATAAAACTTGCAGAGATCTTACCCTTATGCATTCATCTACAGGAATATCAAACAGCTTCTCAATTTGTTTTTCGACTCTTTCAGGGTCTGCATTCTTCAAGTcaatctgaaaaataacaaactgCTAAATATACAGGTAATCACCTCTTCTGTACAATCCAGCACTGTAGTTTCCAAATATACAAGTCAAGGAACCTTTCTGTATTTATGAGTAAAACACAAAGTTCTTACCGTATTCTAGCTATTTTGACGATACATTTCTTATAAATCTCCTATACCTTTAAACAACGCAGCTATTTAATATGAAACTCTAAAACCTTTATTACCTTATTTATGACAGGAATTATTGCAAGCTGTGCTTCAAAAGCAAGATAGAAGTTTGCCACTGTCTGAGCCTGAATACCCtagaaaataagcattaaaaaagtttaacacggaatctttttttttttcataatcattGAAAGgaagttactttttttcatataaCAAGGAAAAAGGTAGTATTCATTTCATCCTTGTACAATCCAATCATAAATATGCCACAGACAAAATTATCAAAACACTTTGTGAGAATACGTCCACATTTAAAATCATGTTCCCATACTCCTCATACTCTAGTTAACTGATTCTTCAAAACGTTCCTAGCTCTGTACAAATAAAAGTACAACTAAGATCTCTAATTTCACTTCCCTCCTAGTATAGACTTTGTAAATTTATGAGAGTGTCACCTTACAAACATTTTACTCCCTCactctcctgcttctcctgaaAGATCAGTCAAGAACACGTTAATCTAGCAGATAGAAAACTTCTCAAGTTTCAAGAATATGTCTGTTCACATTCAGCTTATAGTGTCCTTTAGCTTTAACGTTGCCAGTATTAGTTTGTATTACTGACAATCAAAAACACAACAGCAATTACTTATAACTAACTGTGGTTGGTTGAACAAATCATCAAGCTTTCCAACGAGAAACTGAGGGTATTCAAATCAGTATTAGCACCAACAGCTAAAAGTTCTCCACACTGCCATTTGCAAAGTTCATACGCTGTACAAAGGACCTGATTCTTCACTAAtcctgtgcttttatttctgcgTCTTGGAACTGCAGTAGCTATCAACACATAAGTATTTGtgtccagattttttttaaaactcccATTATTATTCTTCTGCAACGTAATACTTTCATGGAGACAGACCAGGGGCAAAAACActgatggaaaaattaaaaaaaaaaaaaccctaatctTCTCCCTCGCTTACTTAATGAAATTGCTGAAATTCTAAACAGAAAACGGGAATTAAGAACTCCACCTCATTTGCATCCACTACAAGTATGACACCTTGACAGGCAGACAGTGACCGTGACACTTCATAGCTGAAATCCACGTGGccctgtggaaaaaataaatgtttacaaTTTCAAGTACTGCTAGAGTCCTTTGCAAAGATTTCTATATtatgatgttttcatttgtatgtaTGTTCATCCAAAACACaattcttacaaaaaaaaaaaaaaaaagaaaaaaagaaattgaataaaCACAAGAAGCCAGACATCTCctacttttaaatataaaggcATTTAGCTTTGTGtgatttaaaaactgtttataCTTAACTTACTGGCGTGTCAATAAGATTTAAGAGGTAGTTTACTCCTTCGTGACTGTAAAAGAGAGATGCAGATTGTGCTTTAACTGTAATTCCTCTTTCGCGTTCCACTTGGAGTTTATCCAGCACTTGTTTATTACGGTCAGTTTTAGCAATTGTTCCTAAGATAAAAAACCAACCAGTTTTATTATCTCATTTAGTACattagctttcaaaataaataattcttgaAAATGCCATTAACCAGAACATAGGACTTGCAGCTGCAAAGAAACTTTTCCATCTGATTAATCTAAACTTagattttcatttagaaataaaattatgcttCAACTCttaacatttattaaataaattttttacaTATGAacttatataaaatactttcctcAGTAAGCAGTATACAAAACATCATGTAGGTCTAAATTAGAGATTAAGAAGTACCAAAAATTCCATTCAGTGCtaaataattttgatgtttGAAGAAACTTCACCTCCATGGCCCACAGTTCCGACCAGTGCCAATCTCAATTGCGAGAAGAGTATTATCACAGAGCTGGACAGACCTGAATTCAAAGCTCCATTCTATCACAGGCATCAGATAAAATTGTCATAGTCACACATAAGAGGTAATTATAAAGAATAGCTCTGATTGATAGAAACCTTCTCTCCCAGGTTTTGTTTCGCTCACCACTTAAATGAGAAATACAAGACTCCTCCAAAGGGTATCTCTGAGTAGCTAATTTAAACTCTGCTCTGAAATCAGTCTCCTCTTGGGAGATACAGCAATTGCTTTACAACTTATCTTAGAGAACCTTCTAAGGCaacttctgtctctctctcccccaaGGAAATCCTAGTTTCAGAGTCACTTAGCAATTGTTTCTCACTTTCGCTTTAAAGGGGGGTAGTTTCCCTTATCCTCAACAACAAcgcagaaataaaaatactgaagtccAAGCAGCACTCCGATgaggacaaaataaaaacctctgAAGATGAAAGTAACACAACCTCAGCAATACTTATGGTGAAGCAAAAAACAAGTCTATAGCAGCTGAGAATCTATGGAATTTACACTTAATTACTAGCAGTTATTCTACACACTAAATCTAAATCAACATAGGGCTGTACATTTCTAAAACTTACTATGCAGCATCGTATCACCTTCAGTACCAGTGAGCTCCACCACCATGAAAGGCAGCTGTTTACGGTTTGCTCACAGGAGGacatataatttctttcatcCAAGTACAAGCAGCTGAAGTTCCTCTCTGTTTCAATAACACTTTTGAAAACTACTGTGTCCAGAATTCCTAAGTCATGACAGTCCACCCCAAACACTGGCAGTATACACCACAAACTCGCTGCTTACTGGTCTAATGGACAAATGGTCAGGAATGACAGAAGTAGCATTGTGAACAAGGAAGTACACTCCTTTTCAGTCTCTAAAATACGTACTTCCTTCAGTGAGTTACACACTTTCTTACCCCTAGCTGTAGGCACATctcaaccagaaaaaaagtccaTCATATTCACACGTGTAACACTACACAACTGGAAACCTAAAAGCATAAGCAATCTGGCACTAAAAGAGCAAAGACATTAGAAATTTTAGTAATAATCAAAGCTACAGAAACTGACACATCATCTTACATGTCAGAAAAGGTAGTATGAAATGAGAACACTTACCTGTGATTTCCAACAATCTGTCTGCTAGTGTACTTTTGCCATGATCTACGTGAGCTATAATACTGAAGTTTCTAATGCTTTCAACAGGATACATTGACATATctaatttttcctaaaaaaaaaaactacagaaatttattttcataaaccaTGGTTACAGTCTCTACATACAATAGGatcttgcctttaaaaaaataatgaactcTTTTTCTCTAGAAGACACATAGGCTGCATAGATACAAAACCTTAAATTGTCATCAGTGATTAAAAtgctagcatttttttttagtcatacatacatacatacatatatatttattaatctGAATAATCAGTAAGTATGCTGGAAAGTTGTGAAAGGTACTATGTTCTTATGAATGTAGGGAGTTGGAATACTTAAAACAGTTTCAAGTCTGCTAACTACTAAATTTAAGGATTAAGAAAACTGGATTCAGGGAGCCATTAAGGACATAATTCTTCACAAGTATGATACAAATACAGCGTCATTACCTAGCATTTCAGGTAGCAGTGACCTTATCATAAGGAGCAAGCAGACTTTGTGGAAAAGGAAGCTACAGGTAGCACTTATCTTggctaaatttaaaaaaaacaaaaatgcagaaaaccagCTGACTTCTTGGTTCACATACAGAAAGGTCCAGCActaaaaaacttttctttgtgttattCCTGCTCATCTCAAGTAATAcaacattttgaagaaaggTGGCTTCTTcgctttttaaagctttcagcACCAGCAACCAGGAGACCCCTAACAGCAATCAGTAAAACTTTACTGAAAAACTCTGGTCGCCAATTTTAGAGGTACACGAGCTCATCTCTCTCACACAGGCTAGGCATGCAGCTCCGGGCCAGGCAGAGAAGACAGCAAGCCCGGAGTTCTTTGCTACTATCAATACACAGCATTACCCACCATTACCTGCCGCGTCCCTTGCGGGATGCCTCCGCTTGGAACGGCAAGTTCTCCTATTATTGCCAAGGGGACGCAAACGCCCCTGCAGCGGGAAACGGCTACTCCAGGATGGCACCGCCTGTCTGGAAAGGCCATCTTCTACACGCAAGACCGCCGCCTTCGGGGACTCGCCACAGAACAACCCCGGGCAGGCGAAACGCTTCCCCGCACCTCACCCCTCCCGGGCAGCCCTGCGGACTCACCTTGCCGTGGGAGCTGTACGGCCGCTCGCACGCCACGGGCCCGGCGGGCAGccagggaggaaggcagagcggggcggcagcggggcagggGCACCGCAACCAGGCCCACCGCATCGCCGTCCTGCCGGCGAGAGCCATCGCGCTCGGGGCTGGGCTCACACCCTCACAGCGCGGACGGGTGAGGGCCCCATCGCAGACCGCCTCTGCTCCGCCGGCCCGGCCCTAACGGCTCCCTAACGGCTCCCTAACGGCTCCCCAGCCGCCCCtatctccctctccctttcccttccgCGCTCCCCCGCGCGGGCTCGCTCCGGCGTCGCCTAGCGACCCGCCCCGCGCGCGGGAAGAGGGTGATTCCCACGGCACGAGCCGAACACGAGCGGTCAGCCCGCCGGACGCAGCACCTCGCGCCCCGGAAGCGCTtcccggcggcggcagcggaaGTGGTCAGAGCTCCCCCTAGTTCCTCCTCTCCCGCCGtgctgtgcccagccctgccccgctCCGCCTGTGGCCGGCGGCCTGGGCCTGCTGCTGTCGGGGTGCCCGGGCAGCTCACTCCAGCCTCACCTCAATAGGCTCCGGCCGCCTGCGCCGCCCGCTGTGGCTGTTCGGGACCTGCGGCCTGCCGGGCCGCGCCTTCGCCTGTAGGTGTGTGGCTGCTGTCCGCCCCTTCGGTGTGGGCTCCCCGGCGGGGCCGGCCTGGCTGAGCACCCAGCCGGGCGGCGGTCTTGTCTGGGTCCGGGCTGTGCCTGCCCAGTCTCCTCCATCGGCCTCCTAGTGCAGCTTCCGAAGCGCAGAAACCTCA from Balearica regulorum gibbericeps isolate bBalReg1 chromosome 4, bBalReg1.pri, whole genome shotgun sequence encodes the following:
- the GUF1 gene encoding translation factor GUF1, mitochondrial isoform X1; its protein translation is MALAGRTAMRWAWLRCPCPAAAPLCLPPWLPAGPVACERPYSSHGKEKLDMSMYPVESIRNFSIIAHVDHGKSTLADRLLEITGTIAKTDRNKQVLDKLQVERERGITVKAQSASLFYSHEGVNYLLNLIDTPGHVDFSYEVSRSLSACQGVILVVDANEGIQAQTVANFYLAFEAQLAIIPVINKIDLKNADPERVEKQIEKLFDIPVDECIRISAKQGTNVEKVLQKVIEKIPPPHCNTADPLKALVFDSTFDHYRGVIANIALFGGEIQKGHKIVSAHTKKRYEVNEVGILSPNEQPTHKLYAGQVGYLIAGMKEVTEAQIGDTLFLYKQPVEPLPGFKSAKPMVFAGMYPADQTEYNNLKSALERLTLNDSSVTVHRDSSLALGAGWRLGFLGLLHMEVFNQRLEQEYNMSVILTAPTVPYKAVLSSAKLIKECGKAEITIINPAQFPDKLSVSEYLEPTVLGTIVTPHEYIGKIITLCQDRRAVQKDMLYIDEHRVMLKYLFPLNEIVVDFYDALKSLSSGYASFDYEDAGYQAADLIKMDILLNGNPVEELATIIHNDKAYATGKFLCERLKDAIPRQLFEIAIQAAIGKKIIARETLKAYRKNVVAKCYGGDITRRMKLLKKQAEGKKLMRKIGNVEVPRDAFIRVLKRQTDK
- the GUF1 gene encoding translation factor GUF1, mitochondrial isoform X3 produces the protein MALAGRTAMRWAWLRCPCPAAAPLCLPPWLPAGPVACERPYSSHGKEKLDMSMYPVESIRNFSIIAHVDHGKSTLADRLLEITGTIAKTDRNKQVLDKLQVERERGITVKAQSASLFYSHEGVNYLLNLIDTPGHVDFSYEVSRSLSACQGVILVVDANEGIQAQTVANFYLAFEAQLAIIPVINKIDLKNADPERVEKQIEKLFDIPVDECIRISAKQGTNVEKVLQKVIEKIPPPHCNTADPLKALVFDSTFDHYRGVIANIALFGGEIQKGHKIVSAHTKKRYEVNEVGILSPNEQPTHKLFQKLAPHGSSGKKIRYAGQVGYLIAGMKEVTEAQIGDTLFLYKQPVEPLPGFKSAKPMVFAGMYPADQTEYNNLKSALERLTLNDSSVTVHRDSSLALGAGWRLGFLGLLHMEVFNQRLEQEYNMSVILTAPTVPYKAVLSSAKLIKECGKAEITIINPAQFPDKLSVSEYLEPTVLGTIVTPHEYIGKIITLCQDRRAVQKDMLYIDEHRVMLKYLFPLNEIVVDFYDALKSLSSGYASFDYEDAGYQAADLIKMDILLNGNPVEELATIIHNDKAYATGKFLCERLKDAIPRQLFEIAIQAAIGKKIIARETLKAYRKNVVAKCYGGDITRRMKLLKKQAEGKKLMRKIGNVEVPRDAFIRVLKRQTDK
- the GUF1 gene encoding translation factor GUF1, mitochondrial isoform X2, which codes for MALAGRTAMRWAWLRCPCPAAAPLCLPPWLPAGPVACERPYSSHGKEKLDMSMYPVESIRNFSIIAHVDHGKSTLADRLLEITGTIAKTDRNKQVLDKLQVERERGITVKAQSASLFYSHEGVNYLLNLIDTPGHVDFSYEVSRSLSACQGVILVVDANEGIQAQTVANFYLAFEAQLAIIPVINKIDLKNADPERVEKQIEKLFDIPVDECIRISAKQGTNVEKVLQKVIEKIPPPHCNTADPLKALVFDSTFDHYRGVIANIALFGGEIQKGHKIVSAHTKKRYEVNEVGILSPNEQPTHKLYAGQVGYLIAGMKEVTEAQIGDTLFLYKQPVEPLPGFKSAKPMVFAGMYPADQTEYNNLKSALERLTLNDSSVTVHRDSSLALGAGWRLGFLGLLHMEVFNQRLEQEYNMSVILTAPTVPYKAVLSSAKLIKECGKAEITIINPAQFPDKLSVSEYLEPTVLGTIVTPHEYIGKIITLCQDRRAVQKDMLYIDEHRVMLKYLFPLNEIVVDFYDALKSLSSGYASFDYEDAGYQAADLIKMDILLNGNPVEELATIIHKPFDVLGLPSMKILLDLLV